A portion of the Halorubrum sp. BV1 genome contains these proteins:
- a CDS encoding cbb3-type cytochrome c oxidase subunit I, translating to MSELPPTTSVKRWLVTTNHKDIGILYTITALFFLLFGGVLALLIRVQLWEPTNQILSGLAYNEAVTAHGLIMVFWFLSPFAFGFANYFVPLQIGADDLAFPRLNALSYWMYLFSGVLLSISFFQGGTLSAGWTIYAPLNIPAYTPSIGSTGAILALAMFTIGVTASSINFLVSIHHSRAEGMGIMDMPMFTWSILATVWMMLFAFAALLAAGLILASDRVLGSVYFSATEGGSLLWGHLFWFFGHPEVYIVFFPALGAMLELFQTFSGRRLVGRKWVIIAICLVSVQSFLVWMHHMFLTTINLEIKTLMMATTIGISLPFDLIVFSLIYTLIKGRIQFTTPFLFAFGALLLFILGGITGVFLGAIVLDYEFRGTYWVVAHFHYVMFGGATALIGAAYYWFPKITGKMYDELLGKIHFILFFIGFNAVYFSMFLGWETPRRVFEYNPELQIYHQFGTIGAFVLGFSFFIMFYNFAKSYVSGEPAGDNPWDYSRTAEWAISSPPPLENWPNRPSYASGKLEFVKDYVPDGGPAVKTDANGNGTTDGGDTHSEHIKKYPYWDKHPSHASIWPLALSLAVGVLFLGLTGFRDNVVFELGESLTSTGVTISNPVYPILIVIGLVGLIWTGVKWGLEDFYAPPTEFAERWPFDGIEKVKLGMWFFIASDVIVFGAFLSAAIFVRYNAGWMTWEPLAEPLPGLINTFVLLTSSFTVILALVAARRKNRQGLLASLGTTIVLGFTFLGIKLWEWNKEIFERGVTISANAHGDPIQASIYYVTTGLHGIHVVIGLVIAIFLFIRAYQGHYLDDERPIEYFGLYWHFVDIVWVFIFPLFYLF from the coding sequence ATGAGCGAACTCCCGCCCACGACTTCGGTCAAACGATGGCTCGTCACGACTAACCACAAGGACATCGGGATCCTCTACACGATCACTGCCCTGTTCTTCCTACTATTCGGCGGTGTCCTTGCTTTACTGATCCGTGTCCAGCTCTGGGAACCAACGAATCAGATCCTGTCCGGGCTGGCGTACAACGAGGCCGTCACTGCCCACGGACTGATAATGGTGTTCTGGTTCCTCTCCCCGTTTGCCTTCGGCTTTGCAAACTACTTCGTGCCGCTCCAGATCGGTGCCGACGACCTTGCGTTCCCACGGCTTAACGCACTCTCCTACTGGATGTACCTGTTCTCAGGCGTATTATTATCAATCAGCTTCTTCCAAGGCGGCACGCTGAGCGCTGGCTGGACGATATACGCTCCGCTCAACATACCCGCGTACACACCGAGTATCGGCTCGACGGGTGCGATACTAGCACTCGCGATGTTCACCATCGGAGTCACCGCCTCGTCGATAAATTTCCTCGTGTCTATTCATCACTCGCGTGCCGAAGGGATGGGAATCATGGACATGCCGATGTTCACATGGTCCATCCTCGCGACCGTGTGGATGATGCTGTTCGCATTCGCCGCATTACTCGCTGCGGGACTAATTCTTGCATCCGACCGTGTACTAGGCTCGGTGTACTTTTCCGCAACAGAGGGCGGCTCCCTTCTGTGGGGCCACCTATTCTGGTTCTTCGGCCATCCGGAGGTGTACATCGTCTTCTTCCCGGCGCTCGGTGCAATGTTGGAGCTTTTCCAGACATTCTCTGGGCGTCGCCTCGTCGGGCGAAAGTGGGTGATAATCGCCATCTGTCTTGTCTCCGTCCAATCGTTCCTTGTGTGGATGCACCATATGTTCCTGACGACGATCAATTTGGAGATCAAGACGCTAATGATGGCAACCACCATCGGTATTTCCTTACCCTTTGACCTGATCGTGTTCTCGCTGATCTACACGCTCATCAAGGGACGAATCCAGTTCACGACACCGTTCCTCTTCGCGTTCGGGGCGCTGCTATTGTTCATCCTCGGCGGCATCACCGGGGTGTTCCTCGGCGCTATCGTCCTCGACTACGAGTTCCGTGGCACCTACTGGGTGGTCGCGCACTTCCACTACGTGATGTTCGGGGGGGCGACAGCGCTGATCGGCGCTGCGTACTACTGGTTCCCGAAAATAACTGGGAAGATGTACGATGAACTCCTCGGGAAGATCCATTTCATACTGTTCTTCATCGGGTTCAACGCCGTCTATTTCTCGATGTTCCTCGGGTGGGAGACCCCCCGGCGTGTCTTCGAATACAACCCCGAACTCCAAATTTACCACCAATTCGGGACTATCGGCGCGTTCGTACTCGGATTCTCCTTCTTCATCATGTTCTATAACTTCGCGAAGTCGTATGTCTCCGGCGAGCCTGCCGGCGACAACCCATGGGACTACTCGCGAACTGCTGAGTGGGCCATCTCTTCACCCCCGCCGCTCGAGAACTGGCCAAACCGGCCGTCCTACGCGTCCGGTAAGCTTGAATTCGTGAAAGATTATGTGCCAGACGGAGGTCCGGCTGTCAAGACCGACGCCAATGGGAACGGAACGACTGACGGTGGTGACACCCACTCCGAACACATCAAAAAATATCCGTACTGGGACAAGCACCCAAGCCACGCAAGTATCTGGCCGCTGGCCCTATCGCTGGCAGTCGGTGTATTGTTCCTCGGACTCACCGGGTTCCGCGATAACGTTGTCTTCGAGCTGGGCGAGTCGCTCACATCGACTGGCGTGACAATCTCGAATCCAGTATACCCGATACTCATAGTTATCGGTCTGGTCGGACTCATTTGGACCGGGGTGAAGTGGGGCCTTGAGGACTTCTATGCCCCACCGACAGAGTTCGCCGAGCGGTGGCCGTTCGACGGCATCGAAAAAGTCAAGCTGGGGATGTGGTTCTTCATCGCGTCAGACGTGATCGTCTTTGGCGCGTTCCTCTCTGCAGCCATCTTCGTCCGGTACAACGCCGGCTGGATGACATGGGAGCCACTGGCCGAACCACTACCGGGGCTGATCAACACGTTCGTACTCCTCACCTCGTCATTTACCGTGATCTTGGCGCTGGTCGCCGCTCGTCGAAAGAATCGGCAGGGCCTGCTCGCGTCACTCGGTACAACGATAGTGCTTGGATTCACATTCTTGGGTATCAAGCTCTGGGAGTGGAACAAAGAGATCTTCGAACGAGGCGTGACAATTTCGGCGAATGCCCATGGTGACCCTATTCAAGCATCGATCTACTACGTCACGACCGGCCTCCACGGGATCCACGTAGTTATTGGCCTTGTGATCGCCATCTTCCTGTTCATCAGGGCCTACCAAGGCCACTACCTCGACGACGAGCGGCCAATCGAGTACTTTGGCCTCTACTGGCACTTCGTCGACATCGTCTGGGTGTTCATCTTCCCGCTGTTCTACCTCTTCTGA
- a CDS encoding heavy-metal-associated domain-containing protein — protein sequence MTQTITVEGMTCGHCEQTVEDALREVSGVTDATADREAEQASVDGDADVTSLVQAVEDAGYTSHA from the coding sequence ATGACGCAGACGATCACCGTCGAAGGCATGACCTGCGGCCACTGTGAACAGACAGTCGAAGACGCGCTTCGAGAAGTGAGCGGCGTGACCGACGCGACCGCCGATCGAGAGGCCGAACAGGCGAGCGTCGACGGCGACGCTGACGTCACGTCACTCGTTCAAGCCGTCGAGGACGCCGGATACACCTCCCACGCCTGA
- a CDS encoding AsnC family transcriptional regulator: protein MRDLDETDMKILSLLAEDARRPFSSIGEEVDLSGPAVSDRVKRLEESDIINGFTVDVNRAQLRAGVPVFVRLENDTSVIEPLRSRLHDADGIEHLFVTAEGKIWFYGRAEGQNVRRWIDGLLEETPSTDYSVTLVDDLEWTPSLDGTEFAITCAECGNTVDSEGESARIDDDVYHFCCSSCRGRFEDQYQRLEEGA, encoded by the coding sequence ATGCGTGATTTAGATGAGACTGACATGAAGATCCTCTCGCTACTGGCAGAGGACGCGCGACGTCCGTTCAGCAGCATCGGTGAGGAGGTAGATCTCTCTGGTCCGGCCGTATCAGACCGCGTGAAACGGTTAGAGGAATCCGACATCATCAACGGGTTCACCGTCGACGTGAATCGCGCACAACTGCGAGCTGGCGTTCCGGTGTTCGTCCGGCTCGAAAACGATACCTCTGTCATCGAGCCACTTCGAAGCCGACTCCACGACGCGGATGGTATCGAACACCTCTTCGTTACTGCCGAGGGGAAAATATGGTTCTACGGTCGTGCGGAGGGGCAGAACGTTCGACGGTGGATCGATGGGCTTCTCGAGGAGACGCCATCGACGGACTACTCGGTAACGCTCGTCGACGACCTCGAATGGACACCCTCGCTCGACGGCACTGAGTTCGCAATTACATGTGCCGAGTGTGGGAATACGGTCGATAGCGAGGGCGAATCCGCTCGAATCGACGATGATGTCTATCACTTCTGTTGTTCGTCGTGCCGTGGTCGCTTCGAAGACCAGTATCAGCGACTCGAAGAAGGAGCGTAA
- a CDS encoding heavy metal translocating P-type ATPase: protein MGTRTVHLDITGMSCANCSATIQDTLESLTGVSEANANFATDEGSVEYDPEEVSLREIYDAIDDAGYGAVSETATIAISDMTCANCAETNETALEATPGVIDAEVNYATDEAQVTYNPADTSLDALYDAIEDTGYSPVREDDGESGEDARDAARQAEIRKQLRLTLFGAVLSAPLLFFLAEKFLLGGGVLPETILGVEFGWAEFLLATPVQLVLGWPFYKNSYKALVKNGRANMDVLIALGSTTAYVYSVAVLLGVIAGGLYFDTAALILLFITLGNYLEARSKGQAGEALRKLLEMEADTATLVDEDGNEEEIPLEDVEVGDRMKVRPGEQIPTDGVVVDGQSAVDESMVTGESVPIEKSEGDEVVGSTINENGVLVVEATKVGKDTALQQIVQTVKDAQSRQPDIQNLADRISAYFVPAVIANAVLWGVVWYLFPGTLASFVEWLPLWGAVAGGPAIAGGTVTVFEFSIIVFASAVLIACPCALGLATPAATMVGTTIGAQNGVLFKGGDILERAKDVDTVVFDKTGTLTKGEMELTDVVVFDSDGQPVADGGDTAADGGQLTARDRLSEEDVLRLAATAESGSEHPLARAIVNGAKDRGIDVTDPEDFENVPGHGIKATVGDSEVLVGNRKLLRDNGIDPSPAQETMERLENEGKTAMLVAYENELVGVVADADTIKESAKDAVHQLQERGVDVMMITGDNERTARAVAEQVGINPENVRAGVLPEDKSDAVETIQDEGRKAMMVGDGVNDAPALAVAYVGTAIGSGTDVAIEAADVTLMRDDPLDVVKAIRISDATLAKIKQNLVWALGYNTAMIPLASLGLLQPVLAAGAMAFSSVSVLSNSLLFRRYTPDHDYKLLGKLR, encoded by the coding sequence ATGGGAACGCGAACTGTCCACCTCGATATCACGGGAATGTCCTGCGCCAACTGTTCGGCGACGATCCAGGACACCCTCGAATCCCTCACCGGGGTATCGGAGGCGAACGCGAACTTCGCCACCGACGAGGGCTCCGTCGAGTACGACCCCGAGGAGGTATCGCTCCGCGAAATCTACGACGCTATTGATGATGCCGGCTACGGCGCCGTCTCGGAGACGGCCACCATCGCCATCTCCGACATGACGTGTGCCAACTGTGCTGAGACCAACGAAACCGCGCTGGAGGCCACACCGGGCGTCATCGACGCCGAGGTCAACTACGCGACCGACGAGGCGCAGGTCACGTACAATCCTGCCGACACGTCGCTAGACGCGCTGTACGACGCCATCGAAGACACGGGGTACTCACCGGTTCGTGAGGACGACGGGGAATCCGGTGAAGATGCCCGTGACGCCGCACGACAGGCCGAGATTCGGAAACAGCTCCGGCTGACCCTGTTTGGCGCGGTGCTGTCGGCCCCGCTGCTGTTCTTCCTCGCCGAGAAGTTCCTGCTCGGCGGTGGCGTCCTCCCGGAGACGATTCTCGGGGTCGAGTTCGGCTGGGCAGAGTTCCTGCTGGCGACACCCGTCCAGCTGGTACTCGGCTGGCCGTTCTACAAGAACTCCTACAAGGCGCTCGTGAAGAACGGTCGCGCCAACATGGACGTGCTGATCGCGCTGGGTTCGACCACCGCGTACGTCTACTCCGTCGCAGTCTTGCTCGGCGTGATCGCCGGTGGGCTGTACTTCGACACCGCAGCGCTCATCCTCCTGTTCATCACGCTCGGGAACTACCTCGAAGCCCGCTCGAAGGGGCAGGCCGGCGAGGCGCTGCGGAAACTGCTGGAGATGGAGGCCGACACCGCGACCCTCGTCGACGAGGACGGGAACGAGGAGGAGATTCCCCTGGAAGACGTCGAGGTCGGCGACCGGATGAAGGTGCGACCGGGCGAGCAGATTCCCACGGACGGCGTCGTCGTCGACGGGCAGTCGGCGGTCGACGAGTCGATGGTCACGGGAGAATCGGTCCCCATCGAGAAGAGCGAGGGCGACGAGGTGGTCGGCTCCACCATCAACGAGAACGGCGTGCTCGTCGTCGAGGCGACGAAGGTCGGGAAGGACACGGCGCTCCAGCAGATCGTGCAGACGGTCAAGGACGCCCAGTCGCGCCAGCCCGACATCCAGAACCTCGCTGACCGCATCTCCGCGTACTTCGTGCCGGCCGTCATCGCGAACGCCGTTCTCTGGGGCGTCGTCTGGTACCTGTTCCCCGGAACTCTCGCGAGCTTCGTCGAGTGGCTCCCGCTGTGGGGTGCCGTGGCAGGTGGACCCGCAATTGCTGGAGGGACCGTCACCGTCTTCGAGTTCTCGATCATCGTGTTCGCGTCGGCCGTACTGATCGCCTGCCCCTGTGCGCTCGGGTTGGCGACGCCTGCCGCGACGATGGTCGGAACGACCATCGGCGCACAGAACGGCGTCCTGTTCAAGGGAGGTGACATCCTCGAGCGAGCGAAGGACGTGGACACGGTCGTCTTCGACAAGACCGGGACGCTGACGAAAGGAGAGATGGAGCTGACCGACGTGGTCGTGTTCGATAGTGACGGCCAACCGGTCGCGGACGGCGGCGACACCGCTGCCGATGGGGGTCAGCTAACCGCACGTGACCGCCTTAGCGAGGAAGACGTCCTTCGGCTCGCAGCCACGGCCGAGAGCGGGAGCGAACACCCGCTCGCCCGCGCTATCGTCAACGGAGCCAAGGATCGTGGCATCGACGTGACCGACCCCGAGGACTTCGAGAACGTCCCCGGACACGGCATCAAAGCGACCGTCGGTGACAGCGAGGTACTGGTGGGCAACCGGAAGCTGCTCCGCGACAACGGGATCGACCCCTCGCCCGCCCAGGAGACGATGGAACGCCTAGAGAACGAGGGGAAGACAGCCATGCTCGTCGCCTACGAGAACGAACTGGTTGGAGTGGTCGCTGATGCCGACACGATCAAAGAGAGCGCGAAGGACGCCGTACACCAACTACAGGAACGTGGTGTCGACGTGATGATGATCACCGGCGACAACGAGCGGACCGCCCGCGCGGTCGCCGAGCAGGTCGGCATCAACCCCGAGAACGTTCGCGCGGGGGTTCTCCCCGAGGACAAGTCCGACGCCGTCGAGACCATCCAGGACGAGGGCCGGAAGGCGATGATGGTCGGTGACGGCGTCAACGACGCGCCCGCCCTCGCCGTCGCGTACGTGGGGACGGCCATCGGCTCGGGGACGGACGTCGCCATCGAGGCCGCCGACGTCACGCTGATGCGCGACGACCCGCTCGACGTCGTGAAGGCCATCCGCATCTCGGACGCGACGCTCGCGAAGATCAAGCAGAACCTCGTCTGGGCGCTCGGGTACAACACCGCGATGATTCCGCTGGCGTCGCTAGGCCTGCTCCAACCGGTGCTCGCTGCCGGGGCGATGGCGTTCTCCAGCGTGTCGGTGCTGTCGAACAGCCTGCTGTTCCGACGGTACACCCCCGATCACGACTACAAACTGCTCGGGAAACTCCGCTGA
- a CDS encoding copper-translocating P-type ATPase: MFRRRFWVSLVLSVPVIFFSEFIQDVFGYTAPIFPGSVWITPVLSVIVFAYGGVPFLSMARTELENREPGMMMLISLAITVAFVYSIASLFLPGTTPFFWELVTLIDIMLLGHWMEMRSVRQASGALDELAKLMPDIAERVTESGDTEEIPVSELGEDDVVLVRPGASVPADGEVVEGESSVDESMITGESRSVDKEPGSEVVAGTVNQDGSLRVRVTKTGDETTLAGIMRLVDEAQQSKSRTQLLADRAAGWLFYVALGVAAITAVAWVVAVGFNITVLERVVTVLVIACPHALGLAVPLVVAINTSTAAQNGMLIRDRIAMEEARNLDTVMFDKTGTLTKGEQGVVGVETAGDWDEQRAFEVAAGVEGDSEHMIARAIRNAAAERDIQRAKVSSFENLRGLGVRATVDGETVHLGGPNLIEKLGIERSDDITAFAEEAGANAQTVIYLIHDESEVVAAFALADVIREESRQAIEALHGMGIEVAMLTGDSEDVAKAVSEELGIDQYFAEVLPEEKDTKVEQLQSEGKLVAMVGDGVNDAPALTRADVGIAIGSGTDVAIESGDIILVDNNPLDVVRLIKLSKASYRKMQENLVWATGYNVFALPLAAGILAPIGILLSPAIGAVFMSLSTIIVAINARRLKGVDLSA, from the coding sequence ATGTTCCGCCGGCGGTTCTGGGTGTCGCTCGTCCTCTCGGTGCCAGTCATCTTTTTCAGCGAGTTCATCCAGGACGTCTTCGGGTACACGGCACCGATATTCCCCGGGAGCGTCTGGATCACGCCCGTCCTCTCGGTGATCGTCTTCGCGTACGGTGGGGTGCCGTTCCTCTCGATGGCCCGGACGGAACTCGAGAACCGTGAGCCGGGGATGATGATGCTTATTTCGCTGGCCATCACGGTCGCGTTCGTCTACTCCATCGCCAGCCTGTTCCTTCCAGGGACGACGCCCTTTTTCTGGGAACTCGTCACGCTGATCGACATCATGTTACTGGGCCATTGGATGGAGATGCGCTCGGTCCGGCAGGCCTCCGGGGCGCTCGACGAGCTGGCGAAGCTCATGCCCGACATCGCCGAGCGCGTCACCGAGAGTGGGGACACGGAAGAGATTCCTGTCTCCGAACTCGGCGAGGACGACGTCGTTCTCGTCCGTCCGGGTGCGAGTGTACCTGCGGATGGGGAAGTCGTCGAGGGGGAGTCCTCGGTCGACGAATCGATGATCACCGGCGAGTCTCGTTCTGTCGACAAGGAACCCGGGTCAGAAGTCGTCGCTGGTACGGTCAACCAGGACGGCAGCCTCCGCGTTCGCGTCACGAAGACCGGTGACGAGACGACGCTGGCAGGCATCATGCGACTGGTCGACGAGGCCCAGCAGTCCAAATCCCGCACGCAACTCCTGGCCGACCGGGCAGCCGGCTGGCTGTTCTACGTCGCACTCGGCGTCGCGGCGATTACGGCCGTTGCGTGGGTCGTCGCGGTCGGATTCAACATCACCGTCCTCGAACGCGTCGTGACGGTTCTCGTCATCGCGTGTCCGCACGCACTCGGCTTGGCCGTCCCGCTCGTGGTGGCAATCAACACCTCCACGGCTGCCCAGAACGGGATGCTCATCCGCGACCGTATCGCTATGGAGGAAGCCCGGAACCTCGACACGGTGATGTTCGACAAGACCGGGACGCTCACGAAGGGCGAACAGGGCGTCGTCGGCGTCGAGACGGCAGGCGACTGGGATGAACAGCGGGCGTTCGAGGTCGCTGCGGGCGTCGAAGGCGATTCCGAACACATGATCGCTCGCGCCATCCGGAACGCCGCCGCCGAACGTGACATCCAACGGGCGAAGGTCTCGAGCTTCGAAAACCTCCGTGGCCTCGGTGTCAGAGCCACCGTCGATGGCGAAACGGTCCACCTGGGTGGCCCCAATTTGATCGAGAAACTCGGTATCGAGCGATCCGACGACATTACTGCCTTCGCCGAGGAAGCCGGAGCGAACGCACAGACGGTTATCTATCTGATTCACGACGAATCTGAGGTCGTCGCGGCGTTCGCGCTGGCCGATGTCATTCGGGAAGAGAGCAGACAGGCCATCGAGGCACTGCATGGGATGGGCATCGAGGTGGCGATGCTTACGGGAGACAGCGAAGACGTCGCGAAGGCCGTCTCTGAAGAACTCGGCATTGACCAGTACTTTGCTGAGGTGCTCCCGGAGGAGAAAGACACGAAGGTCGAACAACTCCAGTCCGAGGGCAAACTGGTCGCGATGGTCGGCGACGGCGTCAACGACGCGCCAGCGCTCACCAGGGCTGACGTGGGCATCGCCATCGGCTCCGGGACCGACGTCGCCATCGAGTCGGGCGACATCATCCTCGTCGACAACAACCCTCTCGACGTGGTCCGTCTCATCAAGCTCTCGAAGGCGAGCTACCGGAAGATGCAGGAGAACCTCGTCTGGGCGACCGGCTACAACGTGTTCGCGCTGCCACTCGCTGCGGGAATCCTCGCACCCATCGGCATTCTACTGTCGCCGGCCATCGGTGCCGTGTTCATGTCACTGTCGACGATCATCGTCGCGATCAACGCCCGCCGACTCAAAGGAGTCGACCTCTCGGCATGA